In Sander lucioperca isolate FBNREF2018 chromosome 12, SLUC_FBN_1.2, whole genome shotgun sequence, one DNA window encodes the following:
- the LOC116062181 gene encoding rho-related GTP-binding protein Rho6-like yields MKERRLTQPFVARCKLVLVGDVQCGKTAMLQVLAKDCYPETYVPTVFENYTACLELEDQRVELSLWDTSGSPYYDNVRPLCYSDSDAVLLCFDISRPDTVDSVLKKWKAEIQDFCPSTRILLIGCKTDLRTDVCTRMELSNQKQTPISHEQGSSLAKQLGAEAYLECSAFTSEKSIHSVFRTAALACMNKPQPANKPSPVRRLSKRLLHLPSKTELLSSTFSKDKSKSCSIM; encoded by the exons ATGAAGGAAAGAAGACTCACGCAACCTTTTGTAGCGAGGTGTAAACTCGTGCTGGTCGGGGACGTCCAATGCGGTAAAACAGCGATGCTACAAGTCCTGGCCAAGGACTGCTATCCAGAG ACTTATGTCCCCACTGTGTTTGAAAACTACACCGCCTGTCTGGAGCTTGAAGACCAGCGTGTTGAACTCAGCCTTTGGGACACATCAG GTTCTCCATACTACGACAACGTCAGACCCCTCTGCTACAGCGACTCAGATGCAGTGCTCTTATGCTTTGACATCAGCCGACCAGACACAGTAGACAGTGTGCTGAAGAAG TGGAAAGCAGAGATCCAGGACTTCTGTCCCAGCACACGGATCCTACTAATAGGCTGCAAGACAGACCTGCGCACAGACGTATGCACGCGCATGGAGCTGTCCAATCAGAAACAGACTCCCATCTCCCATGAACAG GGTTCATCCCTGGCCAAGCAGCTTGGAGCAGAGGCTTACCTGGAGTGCTCAGCCTTCACATCCGAGAAGAGCATCCACAGTGTTTTCCGTACTGCGGCTCTGGCCTGCATGAACAAACCCCAGCCTGCCAATAAACCCAGTCCTGTCCGCCGCCTCTCCAAGAGACTCCTCCATCTGCCCAGCAAGACAGAGCTGCTCTCCTCCACCTTCAGCAAGGACAAGTCCAAGAGTTGCTCCATCATGTGA
- the ddx23 gene encoding probable ATP-dependent RNA helicase DDX23 has translation MAADSTDKKDAESSGTKDRERKRSRSRERKLSPTRKRNRSRERNRSKSAERDRRMKDKDRDKERDRDKDRERGRKDREGHRRDKDRSKRSRSLSPKSKDAKSKRERDIKTEEEEDEKKKKEKVQPLSLEELLAKKKAEEEAEAKPKFLSKAEREAEALKRREQQTEERRRLLEDERKKRRMFQDMGRKMMEDPQERERRERRERMERENNGNEDDDGRQKLREEKDKSKELHAIKERYLGGLKKRRRTRHLNDRKFVFEWDASEDTSVDYNPIYKEKHHVQLYGRGFIAGIDLKQQKRDQSHFYGDLMERRRTLEEKEQEETRLKKMRKKEAKQRWDDRHWSQKKLDEMTDRDWRIFREDYSITTKGGKIPNPIRNWKEYSMPDHILEVIEKCGYKDPTPIQRQAIPIGLQNRDIIGVAETGSGKTAAFLIPLLVWITTLPKIDRIEDSDQGPYAVILAPTRELAQQIEEETIKFGKPLGIRTVAVIGGISREDQGFRLRMGCEIVIATPGRLIDVLENRYLVLGRCTYVVLDEADRMIDMGFEPDVQKILEYIPVTNQKPDTDEAEDPEKMMLNFESGKHKYRQTVMFTATMPAAVERLARSYLRRPAVVYIGSAGKPHERVEQKVLLMSEGEKRKKLLEVLSRGFEPPIIIFVNQKKGCDVLAKSLEKMGYNACTLHGGKGQEQREFALSNLKAGAKDILVATDVAGRGIDIHDVSMVLNYDMAKNIEDYIHRIGRTGRAGKSGMALTFLTKEDSAVFYDLKQAILESPVSTCPPELTNHPEAQHKPGTILTKKRREETIFA, from the exons ATGGCAGCCGACTCCACAGACAAGAAGGATGCTGAATCCTCAGGGactaaagacagagagaggaaacgCAGCCGTTCACGAGAACGTAAACTCTCGCCTACACGCAAGCGCAATCGTTCTCGTGAACGAAATCGCTCTAAGTCTGCAGAAAG AGACCGACGCATGAAAGACAAGGATAGAGACAAGGAGCGTGACAGAGAtaaggacagagagaggggccGTAAGGACAGAGAAGGCCATCGACGTGATAAAGATCGCAGTAAGAGATCCAG AAGTCTCTCACCCAAGTCGAAGGATGCCAaatcaaagagagagagggatataaaaacagaagaggaagaagatgaaaaaaagaaaaaagaaaag GTCCAACCTTTATCTTTGGAAGAGCTTCTCGCCAAGAAGAAGGCAGAAGAGGAAGCGGAGGCAAAG ccCAAGTTCCTCTCTAAGGCAGAGCGAGAAGCAGAGGCTCTAAAACGGAGGGAGCAACAGACGGAGGAAAGGAGGAGATTATTGGAAgatgagaggaagaagagaaggatGTTCCAGGACATGGGGAGAAAAATGATGG AGGACCCccaggaaagagagagacgagagcGAAGAGAGCGaatggagagagaaaacaacGGGAATGAAGACGATGATGGAAGACAAAAGCTCAGAGAGGAGAAAGATAAAAGCAAAGAACTCCACGCCATCAAG GAGCGTTACCTGGGTGGGCTCAAGAAACGCCGGAGAACTCGTCACCTGAACGacaggaaatttgtgtttgagtGGGACGCTTCTGAAGACACCTCAGTTGATTACAACCCAAT TTACAAAGAAAAGCACCACGTGCAGCTGTACGGACGAGGCTTCATCGCTGGCATCGACTTGAAGCAGCAGAAAAGAGACCAGTCACATTTCTATGGTGACCTAATGGAGAGAAGGCGCACGCTGGAAGAGAAGGAGCAGGAAGA gACAAGACTGAAGAAGATGCGTAAGAAGGAAGCGAAGCAGCGCTGGGACGACAGACATTGGTCTCAGAAGAAGCTGGACGAGATGACGGACAGAGACTGGCGAATCTTTAGAGAGGACTACAGCATCACCACCAAGGGAGGAAAGATCCCGAACCCCATCAGGAACTGGAAGGAGTATTCGATGCCCGATCACATCCTGGAGGTCATCGAAAAGTGTGGTTACAAG GATCCGACACCTATTCAGAGGCAAGCCATTCCTATTGGTTTACAGAACCGTGACATCATTGGTGTGGCCGAAACAGGTAGCGGTAAAACAGCTGCTTTCCTGATTCCACTGCTTGTCTGGATCACCACCCTGCCAAAGATTGACAG GATTGAAGACTCAGACCAGGGTCCTTATGCTGTGATCCTGGCTCCGACTCGTGAGTTGGCGCAGCAGATTGAAGAGGAGACCATAAAGTTTGGTAAACCGCTTGGCATCCGCACAGTGGCTGTGATTGGAGGAATCTCCAGAGAGGACCAGGGCTTCCGTCTCAGAATGGGCTGTGAG ATTGTGATCGCCACCCCCGGCCGTCTGATCGATGTGCTGGAGAACCGGTACCTGGTTCTGGGCCGCTGCACCTACGTGGTCCTCGATGAGGCCGATCGTATGATTGACATGGGCTTCGAGCCCGACGTCCAGAAGATTCTGGAGTACATCCCAGTGACCAATCAGAAACCAGACACTGACGAAGCAGAGGACCCTGAGAAAATGATGCTGAACTTTGAATCTGGAAAACATAAATACAGACAA ACGGTCATGTTCACAGCCACTATGCCTGCAGCTGTAGAGAGACTGGCCAGGAGCTACTTGAGACGTCCTGCTGTGGTGTACATTGGCTCTGCTGGCAAACCTCACGAGAGAGTCGAACAGAAGGTGTTGCTAAtgtcagagggagagaagag GAAGAAGCTGCTGGAGGTGTTGTCGCGTGGCTTCGAGCCTCCCATCATCATCTTCGTCAACCAGAAGAAGGGTTGTGACGTGCTGGCGAAGTCTCTGGAGAAGATGGGG TACAATGCTTGCACGCTGCACGGTGGCAAAGGCCAGGAGCAGAGAGAGTTTGCGCTCTCCAACCTCAAGGCAGGAGCCAAAGATATCCTGGTGGCCACCGACGTTGCTGGTCGAGGTATCGATATCCACGACGTCTCCATGGTCCTTAACTATGACATGGCTAAGAACATTGAAG aTTACATCCATCGTATAGGTCGTACGGGTCGTGCCGGTAAGAGTGGTATGGCCTTGACTTTCCTTACCAAAGAGGACTCTGCAGTTTTCTACGACCTGAAGCAGGCCATCCTGGAAAGCCCGGTCTCCACCTGCCCTCCAGAGCTGACCAACCACCCGGAAGCTCAGCACAAACCTGGAACCATCCTGACCAAGAAGAGACGCGAGGAGACCATCTTTGCCTGA